One Tubulanus polymorphus chromosome 5, tnTubPoly1.2, whole genome shotgun sequence DNA segment encodes these proteins:
- the LOC141906180 gene encoding uncharacterized protein LOC141906180 isoform X1, whose protein sequence is MFWFFGNSVLLGVIALTVRSSATAINRRDVEKAIRTNQRDQNVSGFDQIRIADDVIVDKNVSQGIIQRDGQLHTKQFSNGEEFNNTMADDSLAIANDHSDTDNKPRASYSLSGSIDDTENLSAVTEELGEIRSQKVPTILAVLNRSGGDTVNNSVNMITKPGSVEYMELKRFEKSAGKNQGRRVVPKIRAKFHNEDEEPKLISEAEDGLDETTGESEFSEIKPYDDFVIEGSGDSGNSSKSIASPITIINTVDRTERTSTKSTPTKSKSPTRTSKMPNVRQVKPTVIASKPSIKIPTTSGSVAEGGVENTSKQSERNVKTMITSKPNLIGISAAPTTTTKKPTINVDVERGKVVEKPEKEPGKNMDKKNPTRVQETPEGDKQPTTVVIKDTEKGKTDVVVDSTIIEQVTKRTKIVGPDINTRPKPKTTKAPPSAYIVIKFDLMSHTFCRHVGIFKKAVAKSVDSRIRIKPDQVIVMNDCRSVVNRPKRNVITTVKFYIVDRSNEYSLTLTSVAFTTLGEYGFQDNVFYTTPLSIEFAQETRHSAADQTSRRFGSGIVVAIVIACIAGVALVILIILQIVMRHRQKDSSRLMRPIPPEFIPDGYCSSRVSIDSFRLSSLAHRISLGHVNLGLHTETTPEPSKPTKFIGLPNFRLDMEMLEDEFEKLYNVMPRSSEVPPGAENKNRFANVIPIEESRVMLKTVYGAVASEYINANYIKGYRRRPKVYIATQAPMKNTIGDLWRMVWEHQCRIIVMLTALDEDGMSRCEEYWPNTNGVDLVRSYGAFQITQKSREVYQEYIVSTLSVKDLESNLTREVIHFWYTAWPNQGVPESSLSIVKFILQLRPHMKRHSTSPTVIHCSPGTGRTGTVIAIDICMRSFEETNVVDILNCVNRLRQERGGAVKTLEQYAFIFKALNDYALMLSNPSVCSSATSSSVSININQ, encoded by the exons ATGTTTTGGTTTTTTGGAAATTCCGTTTTACTTG GCGTCATAGCGCTAACTGTACGCAGTTCCGCAACCGCCATTAATCGGCGAGATGTCGAAAAAGCAATCCGAACAAATCAACGCGACCAAAATGTTTCAGGGTTTGATCAGATCCGGATTGCTGATGACGTTATCGTTGATAAGAATGTCAGCCAAGGGATTATCCAACGCGATGGTCAGTTGCATACAAAACAGTTCTCAAACGGTGAAGAGTTTAACAATACTATGGCTGACGATAGCCTTGCAATTGCTAATGATCATAGCGACACTGATAATAAACCGCGTGCTAGTTATAGCCTTTCAGGCTCCATTGATGATACTGAGAACCTTTCTGCAGTTACTGAGGAGCTCGGTGAGATTCGCTCTCAGAAAGTTCCGACAATATTAGCAGTGTTGAACAGGTCTGGAGGTGATACTGTGAATAATAGTGTAAATATGATCACAAAACCTGGTTCGGTCGAATATATGGAACTGAAACGATTCGAAAAATCTGCTGGCAAAAATCAGGGTCGCAGAGTTGTACCGAAAATTCGTGCGAAATTTCACAACGAAGACGAAGAACCGAAATTAATATCTGAAGCTGAGGACGGTTTAGATGAAACAACTGGTGAATCAGAATTCTCTGAAATCAAACCTTatgatgattttgtaattgaaggGAGTGGGGACAGTGGAAATAGTAGTAAATCGATAGCGAGTCCAATTACTATTATAAATACGGTTGATAGAACGGAAAGAACGTCAACAAAATCAACGCCGACAAAATCAAAGAGCCCGACAAGGACATCGAAAATGCCAAATGTGAGGCAAGTCAAACCAACAGTTATTGCTTCAAAGCCATCGATAAAAATACCAACTACAAGTGGATCAGTTGCTGAGGGGGGAGTAGAAAATACGAGCAAGCAATCGGAGAGAAATGTGAAAACGATGATAACGTCAAAACCAAACTTGATTGGAATCTCTGCTGCGCCGACGACAACAACGAAGAAACCGACGATCAACGTCGATGTGGAACGAGGCAAAGTCGTCGAAAAACCCGAAAAGGAGCCTGGAAAAAATATGGATAAGAAAAATCCTACTCGTGTTCAAGAGACGCCAGAAGGTGATAAGCAACCTACGACTGTTGTAATCAAAGACACGGAAAAGGGTAAAACGGATGTGGTTGTAGACAGCACTATCATCGAACAAGTGACAAAACGAACAAAG ATAGTTGGCCCTGATATAAACACGAGGCCAAAACCAAAAACGACGAAAGCACCCCCTAGCGCGTACATCGTCATCAAATTCGATTTGATGAGTCATACATTTTGCCGGCACGTGGGTATTTTCAAGAAAGCCGTAGCTAAAAGCGTCGACTCCCGCATTCGCATCAAACCGGACCAAGTAATCGTAATGAACGACTGCCGAAGTGTCGTCAATCGTCCTAAACGTAACGTAATAACTACTGTCAAATTTTATATCGTCGACCGATCAAATGAATATAGTTTAACGTTAACCTCAGTGGCGTTTACAACTCTGGGAGAATATGGATTTCAGGATAACGTCTTCTACACAACG CCATTAAGTATAGAGTTTGCCCAAGAAACCAGACACTCGGCAGCAGACCAAACCTCCAGAAGATTTGGATCTGGTATCGTTGTTGCTATAGTTATTGCCTGTATAGCTGGTGTAGCACTAGTCATACTCATTATATTACAG ATCGTGATGCGGCACCGTCAGAAAGATTCGTCAAGACTGATGCGACCGATTCCCCCTGAATTTATACCGGATGGTTATTGTAGCTCGAGGGTTTCAATAGATTCTTTCCGTTTGTCGTCGTTAGCTCACAGAATATCTCTAGGCCACGTCAATCTGGGACTTCACACCGAAACG ACACCAGAGCCGTCAAAGCCTACGAAATTCATCGGTTTACCAAATTTCCGTCTAGACATGGAAATGTTGGAGGACGAATTCGAg AAACTATACAACGTAATGCCCAGATCGTCGGAGGTTCCCCCTGGTGCCGAGAACAAAAACCGATTTGCTAACGTTATCCCCA TTGAGGAAAGTCGAGTCATGCTAAAAACGGTTTACGGAGCTGTCGCCAGTGAATACATCAATGCTAATTACATCAAG GGCTATAGAAGGCGTCCGAAGGTGTACATAGCTACCCAAGCACCGATGAAAAATACTATAGGAGACCTATGGCGGATGGTTTGGGAACATCAGTGCCGTATTATCGTCATGTTGACTGCTCTTGATGAAGATGGCATG tCAAGATGTGAGGAATACTGGCCAAATACAAATGGCGTAGATCTGGTGAGATCTTACGGAGCATTCCAGATAACTCAAAAATCCAGAGAGGTCTACCAAGAATATATCGTTTCAACTTTATCGGTAAAAGATTTAGAG AGTAATCTTACAAGAGAAGTGATTCATTTTTGGTATACAGCCTGGCCCAATCAGGGCGTACCCGAATCGTCTTTATCTATcgttaaattcattttacaaCTCCGCCCTCACATGAAAAGACACAGTACGTCTCCAACTGTAATTCATTGCAG TCCCGGGACTGGAAGAACTGGAACAGTCATAGCTATTGATATATGTATGAGATCATTTGAAGAGACGAATGTCGTGGATATACTCAACTGCGTAAACCGATTACGTCAGGAACGAGGTGGAGCCGTTAAAACACTAGAACAATATGCATTTATATTCAAG GCTCTCAACGATTATGCGCTGATGTTATCAAATCCATCAGTATGTTCATCAGCTACTTCGTCTTCTGTTTCTATCAATATCAACCAGTGA
- the LOC141906180 gene encoding uncharacterized protein LOC141906180 isoform X2 encodes MADDSLAIANDHSDTDNKPRASYSLSGSIDDTENLSAVTEELGEIRSQKVPTILAVLNRSGGDTVNNSVNMITKPGSVEYMELKRFEKSAGKNQGRRVVPKIRAKFHNEDEEPKLISEAEDGLDETTGESEFSEIKPYDDFVIEGSGDSGNSSKSIASPITIINTVDRTERTSTKSTPTKSKSPTRTSKMPNVRQVKPTVIASKPSIKIPTTSGSVAEGGVENTSKQSERNVKTMITSKPNLIGISAAPTTTTKKPTINVDVERGKVVEKPEKEPGKNMDKKNPTRVQETPEGDKQPTTVVIKDTEKGKTDVVVDSTIIEQVTKRTKIVGPDINTRPKPKTTKAPPSAYIVIKFDLMSHTFCRHVGIFKKAVAKSVDSRIRIKPDQVIVMNDCRSVVNRPKRNVITTVKFYIVDRSNEYSLTLTSVAFTTLGEYGFQDNVFYTTPLSIEFAQETRHSAADQTSRRFGSGIVVAIVIACIAGVALVILIILQIVMRHRQKDSSRLMRPIPPEFIPDGYCSSRVSIDSFRLSSLAHRISLGHVNLGLHTETTPEPSKPTKFIGLPNFRLDMEMLEDEFEKLYNVMPRSSEVPPGAENKNRFANVIPIEESRVMLKTVYGAVASEYINANYIKGYRRRPKVYIATQAPMKNTIGDLWRMVWEHQCRIIVMLTALDEDGMSRCEEYWPNTNGVDLVRSYGAFQITQKSREVYQEYIVSTLSVKDLESNLTREVIHFWYTAWPNQGVPESSLSIVKFILQLRPHMKRHSTSPTVIHCSPGTGRTGTVIAIDICMRSFEETNVVDILNCVNRLRQERGGAVKTLEQYAFIFKALNDYALMLSNPSVCSSATSSSVSININQ; translated from the exons ATGGCTGACGATAGCCTTGCAATTGCTAATGATCATAGCGACACTGATAATAAACCGCGTGCTAGTTATAGCCTTTCAGGCTCCATTGATGATACTGAGAACCTTTCTGCAGTTACTGAGGAGCTCGGTGAGATTCGCTCTCAGAAAGTTCCGACAATATTAGCAGTGTTGAACAGGTCTGGAGGTGATACTGTGAATAATAGTGTAAATATGATCACAAAACCTGGTTCGGTCGAATATATGGAACTGAAACGATTCGAAAAATCTGCTGGCAAAAATCAGGGTCGCAGAGTTGTACCGAAAATTCGTGCGAAATTTCACAACGAAGACGAAGAACCGAAATTAATATCTGAAGCTGAGGACGGTTTAGATGAAACAACTGGTGAATCAGAATTCTCTGAAATCAAACCTTatgatgattttgtaattgaaggGAGTGGGGACAGTGGAAATAGTAGTAAATCGATAGCGAGTCCAATTACTATTATAAATACGGTTGATAGAACGGAAAGAACGTCAACAAAATCAACGCCGACAAAATCAAAGAGCCCGACAAGGACATCGAAAATGCCAAATGTGAGGCAAGTCAAACCAACAGTTATTGCTTCAAAGCCATCGATAAAAATACCAACTACAAGTGGATCAGTTGCTGAGGGGGGAGTAGAAAATACGAGCAAGCAATCGGAGAGAAATGTGAAAACGATGATAACGTCAAAACCAAACTTGATTGGAATCTCTGCTGCGCCGACGACAACAACGAAGAAACCGACGATCAACGTCGATGTGGAACGAGGCAAAGTCGTCGAAAAACCCGAAAAGGAGCCTGGAAAAAATATGGATAAGAAAAATCCTACTCGTGTTCAAGAGACGCCAGAAGGTGATAAGCAACCTACGACTGTTGTAATCAAAGACACGGAAAAGGGTAAAACGGATGTGGTTGTAGACAGCACTATCATCGAACAAGTGACAAAACGAACAAAG ATAGTTGGCCCTGATATAAACACGAGGCCAAAACCAAAAACGACGAAAGCACCCCCTAGCGCGTACATCGTCATCAAATTCGATTTGATGAGTCATACATTTTGCCGGCACGTGGGTATTTTCAAGAAAGCCGTAGCTAAAAGCGTCGACTCCCGCATTCGCATCAAACCGGACCAAGTAATCGTAATGAACGACTGCCGAAGTGTCGTCAATCGTCCTAAACGTAACGTAATAACTACTGTCAAATTTTATATCGTCGACCGATCAAATGAATATAGTTTAACGTTAACCTCAGTGGCGTTTACAACTCTGGGAGAATATGGATTTCAGGATAACGTCTTCTACACAACG CCATTAAGTATAGAGTTTGCCCAAGAAACCAGACACTCGGCAGCAGACCAAACCTCCAGAAGATTTGGATCTGGTATCGTTGTTGCTATAGTTATTGCCTGTATAGCTGGTGTAGCACTAGTCATACTCATTATATTACAG ATCGTGATGCGGCACCGTCAGAAAGATTCGTCAAGACTGATGCGACCGATTCCCCCTGAATTTATACCGGATGGTTATTGTAGCTCGAGGGTTTCAATAGATTCTTTCCGTTTGTCGTCGTTAGCTCACAGAATATCTCTAGGCCACGTCAATCTGGGACTTCACACCGAAACG ACACCAGAGCCGTCAAAGCCTACGAAATTCATCGGTTTACCAAATTTCCGTCTAGACATGGAAATGTTGGAGGACGAATTCGAg AAACTATACAACGTAATGCCCAGATCGTCGGAGGTTCCCCCTGGTGCCGAGAACAAAAACCGATTTGCTAACGTTATCCCCA TTGAGGAAAGTCGAGTCATGCTAAAAACGGTTTACGGAGCTGTCGCCAGTGAATACATCAATGCTAATTACATCAAG GGCTATAGAAGGCGTCCGAAGGTGTACATAGCTACCCAAGCACCGATGAAAAATACTATAGGAGACCTATGGCGGATGGTTTGGGAACATCAGTGCCGTATTATCGTCATGTTGACTGCTCTTGATGAAGATGGCATG tCAAGATGTGAGGAATACTGGCCAAATACAAATGGCGTAGATCTGGTGAGATCTTACGGAGCATTCCAGATAACTCAAAAATCCAGAGAGGTCTACCAAGAATATATCGTTTCAACTTTATCGGTAAAAGATTTAGAG AGTAATCTTACAAGAGAAGTGATTCATTTTTGGTATACAGCCTGGCCCAATCAGGGCGTACCCGAATCGTCTTTATCTATcgttaaattcattttacaaCTCCGCCCTCACATGAAAAGACACAGTACGTCTCCAACTGTAATTCATTGCAG TCCCGGGACTGGAAGAACTGGAACAGTCATAGCTATTGATATATGTATGAGATCATTTGAAGAGACGAATGTCGTGGATATACTCAACTGCGTAAACCGATTACGTCAGGAACGAGGTGGAGCCGTTAAAACACTAGAACAATATGCATTTATATTCAAG GCTCTCAACGATTATGCGCTGATGTTATCAAATCCATCAGTATGTTCATCAGCTACTTCGTCTTCTGTTTCTATCAATATCAACCAGTGA
- the LOC141906133 gene encoding immediate early response 3-interacting protein 1-like, whose product MAFTLYSLLEATLLCLNAVCVLHEERFLAKIGWATDHRGFGEAPGMKTQIMNLIRSIRTVMRIPLIGLNIVTIIFKLLLG is encoded by the exons ATGGCGTTTACCCTGTATAGTTTATTGGAGGCTACTTTACTGTGTTTAAATGCAGTTTGCGTCCTTCATGAGGAACGATTCCTAGCAAAGA ttgGTTGGGCTACAGACCATCGCGGTTTCGGTGAAGCGCCCGGAATGAAGACTCAGATAATGAATCTTATTCGATCGATTCGTACTGTAATGAGAA ttccTTTGATTGGACTAAATATTGTGACAATTATATTCAAGTTATTACTCGGATAG
- the LOC141905715 gene encoding uncharacterized protein LOC141905715, whose protein sequence is MKVVSASLIGMALCLASSTGHVHHGRKMKPIIHKFANDRIETVVDTGVFDQMEKHFMGNDDQRETAEPPKPNCHRNKQQQFPREHTEERWSTQPPCTVCSQHTASDLNEAVVKNRPHKNNNLNKKDQERLANTKERIRSLNKQMNHLDEQQKAGEKIIRDMKLRRQQIRAEEIKRQEELEVISQEARKMKENRDRMRLEKAAQIRRQQELEAARLRYERERARILQQAGQHEDENLGQTRDEQMPSEDFGDSGRESGYTVAEGLKQALELGQAIKSMERSLTEVAAADQDNPETGESNAEKSSPTSEGIPAVRLSESTVDSNSKHVQLGAFKVYNFYPDDISIKTIGHFIHISGRYEICKCNKNNCEKSEFQHHFSISQSIDTSSIHATLDADRILRIHAVDYEGTVIEPEDRQIRILGLGIEKSRPATSTSCSDGQRPVDSPTPPQPPPADYPKVGKVYNKPRTFVITAEPEKHLRILDEL, encoded by the exons ATGAAAGTCGTTAGTGCGTCGCTGATTGGGATGGCGCTGTGTTTGGCATCGTCTACGGGACACGTTCATCATGGACGAAAAATGAAGCCAATAATCCATAAATTTGC TAATGATAGGATTGAAACCGTGGTGGATACTGGCGTTTTTGACCAGATGGAGAAACATTTCATGGGAAACGATGACCAGAGAGAGACAGCTGAACCGCCGAAACCAAATTGCCACCGAAATAAACAACAGCAATTTCCTCGTGAACACACGGAGGAGCGTTGGTCGACACAGCCGCCGTGTACCGTCTGCTCACAGCATACAGCTTCCGATCTGAACGAGGCCGTTGTTAAAAACCGGCCCCATAAGAATAACAATCTGAATAAAAAAGACCAAGAAAGACTCGCGAATACCAAGGAGCGAATCCGATCactaaacaaacaaatgaacCATCTGGACGAACAACAAAAAGCCGGCGAGAAAATAATACGCGATATGAAATTGCGACGACAACAAATACGAGCTGAAGAAATCAAACGACAAGAAGAACTGGAAGTGATTAGTCAGGAAGCTCGAAAAATGAAGGAGAATCGAGATCGAATGAGGCTCGAGAAAGCGGCGCAAATTAGAAGACAACAAGAATTAGAAGCCGCGAGATTACGTTATGAACGCGAGCGTGCTAGGATTTTACAACAGGCGGGCCAGCACGAAGATGAGAATCTCGGTCAAACTCGAGATGAACAGATGCCTAGTGAGGACTTCGGCGACAGCGGACGAGAAAGTGGATACACAGTTGCAGAGGGATTGAAACAGGCGTTAGAATTGGGACAGGCGATTAAAAGTATGGAGAGGAGCTTAACCGAAGTAGCTGCTGCAGATCAGGACAATCCAGAAACCGGTGAGTCTAACGCGGAAAAATCCTCGCCTACGTCTGAGGGAATTCCAGCGGTGAGGTTATCGGAAAGTACTGTTGATTCGAACTCAAAACATGTCCAACTCGGCGCGTTTAAAGTATACAATTTCTACCCGGACGACATATCTATAAAAACCATCGGACATTTCATTCATATCAGCGGTCGATATGAGATTTGTAAATGTAATAAGAACAACTGCGAAAAGAGCGAATTTCAACATCATTTCAGCATCTCACAATCTATCGATACCTCCAGTATTCACGCCACGCTAGACGCTGATAGAATTCTGAGAATACACGCTGTCGATTACGAGGGTACGGTCATTGAACCTGAAGACAGGCAAATCCGTATTTTAGGACTTGGAATCGAGAAATCACGTCCCGCCACTTCGACCTCCTGTTCAGATGGTCAGCGGCCGGTAGATTCGCCAACACCACCACAACCACCACCAGCCGATTACCCGAAAGTGGGAAAGGTCTACAACAAACCGAGAACGTTCGTTATTACCGCAGAACCAGAAAAACATTTAAGAATCCTTGACGAACTCTAA